The Babylonia areolata isolate BAREFJ2019XMU chromosome 17, ASM4173473v1, whole genome shotgun sequence genome has a window encoding:
- the LOC143291452 gene encoding uncharacterized protein LOC143291452 yields the protein MERTSSAGQSFVNDSHLPFWDQGSGHYGNTLGQQGSQIGSSSTDLILTLLDLLPVNKEGVFTFADYGTNDGYSSMPLVSSVIRRLRENHGEEFPIQIIYEDQEKNDFNSLFKRLSDESSYLSQYRKVFTFATHFNFYKQCVPDGACDVIFSNMAVQFLEKLPLRLKNCVFEIFASEEDRERFHDQGEQDWTKFLTLRAKELKPGGLLVLQTLCSRSKRDASQAKSDADASDKKNEPIMDQIDIYTHLEHVWKQLRDEKTITQEEYDNATNGMIFRTAEEMKRPFETDRTAVAQSGLRLLQFEQFVVPCVFKARWLQDQSTATAAAQADATFAHSLVAAHRVWSQSSFRCSLSRMRSEAEKTAIMEDLYERFQQLVLRQNPLSYRSDILIARLVIRKV from the exons ATGGAAAGGACTTCCAGTGCAG GGCAAAGCTTTGTGAACGACTCCCACTTGCCATTCTGGGACCAGGGCAGCGGTCACTATGGCAACACGCTAGGGCAACAAGGTAGTCAGATCGGCTCATCCAGCACTGATCTGATATTGACCCTGCTTG ATTTGTTGCCAGTGAACAAAGAGGGGGTCTTCACATTCGCAGACTATGGAACCAATGACGGATATTCCTCCATGCCTCTGGTCAGCAGTGTCATCC gtcgTTTGCGGGAGAACCACGGAGAAGAATTTCCCATCCAAATTATCTATGAGGATCAAGAGAAAAACGACTTCAACAGTCTGTTTAAAAGACTGAGTG ACGAGTCGAGTTACCTGTCCCAGTACAGAAAGGTCTTCACGTTCGCCACACACTTCAACTTCTACAAACAGTGCGTCCCCGATGGCGCATGTGACGTCATTTTCTCCAATATGGCTGTCCAGTTTCTGGAGAAACT CCCACTGCGCCTCAAGAACTGTGTGTTTGAGATATTTGCCTCCGAAGAGGACCGGGAGCGTTTCCACGACCAAGGAGAGCAAGACTGGACCAAGTTTTTGACACTGAGAGCCAAGGAACTGAAACCAG gtggtcTCCTGGTTCTTCAGACTCTATGCTCGCGATCCAAACGTGACGCGAGTCAAGCGAAGAGCGATGCCGATGCAAGTGACAAGAAGAACGAACCGATAATGGATCAGATCGACATATATACCCATCTGGAACATGTCTGGAAACAGCTGAGAGACGAGAAGACCATCACGCAG GAAGAGTACGACAATGCGACGAACGGGATGATCTTCCGAACGGCCGAGGAAATGAAGCGTCCTTTTGAGACAGACAGGACGGCAGTGGCACAGAGCGGTCTGCGGCTGCTGCAGTTTGAACAGTTCGTCGTTCCCTGTGTCTTCAAGGCTCGCTGGTTACAGGATCAGTCTAcag CCACTGCCGCGGCCCAGGCTGATGCCACGTTCGCTCACAGTCTGGTGGCTGCACATAGGGTGTGGAGCCAGAGCAGCTTCCGGTGCAGTCTGTCGCGCATGCGCAGTGAGGCAGAGAAGACGGCCATCATGGAAGATCTGTACGAGAGGTTCCAGCAACTGGTGTTGAGACAGAACCCCCTGTCTTACCGGAGCGACATTCTGATCGCCAGGCTTGTGATCAGAAAGGTGTAA
- the LOC143291453 gene encoding uncharacterized protein LOC143291453 has protein sequence MTVPSTELTTGINGTQSNVTTDSYKGNETDADEAMSDSQFSTIMGVLGGLVVVELLMLVGICYPKQRRSAKAQSQEDADTDEEEEDKKPGAKPDKAPTKPGDEEEGEESSASGTSLETSDNPEESEVD, from the exons ATGACAG tgCCTTCGACAGAACTGACGACAGGTATCAATGGGACACAGTCAAATGTTACGACAG ATTCCTACAAGGGCAACGAAACGGATGCAGACGAAGCCATGAGTGACTCGCAGTTCTCCACCATCATGGGCGTGCTGGGCGGGCTGGTGGTCGTGGAACTCCTTATGCTCGTCGGGATCTGCTATCCCAAGCAGAGAAGGTCAGCCAAGGCTCAGTCCCAAGAGGACGCCGACacggacgaggaggaagaggacaagaaaCCCGGAGCGAAACCCGACAAAGCCCCGACAAAGCCGGGCGACGAGGAAGAGGGCGAGGAATCTTCAGCGAGTGGCACGTCGCTGGAGACATCGGACAATCCTGAGGAGAGTGAGGTGGACTAG